From the genome of Cellvibrio japonicus Ueda107, one region includes:
- a CDS encoding VOC family protein, translated as MNTQIFVNLPVKNLDKSKAFFSHLGYSFNPQFTDQNAACMVISEHIYAMLLTEPFFQGFTKKAIADAHTSKEVLICLSCESREEVDTLVKKALEAGGGNPIEPQDHGFMYYHGFEDLDGHHWEVMYMDPNHVQQ; from the coding sequence ATGAACACGCAAATTTTCGTCAACCTGCCGGTCAAGAACCTGGATAAATCCAAGGCATTCTTTTCACACCTGGGGTACAGCTTTAATCCGCAATTTACCGACCAAAATGCGGCGTGCATGGTAATCAGCGAACATATTTACGCCATGTTATTGACCGAGCCCTTTTTCCAGGGCTTTACCAAAAAGGCCATTGCCGATGCACACACCAGCAAAGAAGTGTTGATCTGCCTCTCGTGCGAGAGCCGCGAGGAAGTCGACACCCTGGTAAAAAAAGCCCTTGAGGCCGGTGGCGGTAACCCCATAGAGCCGCAAGACCATGGGTTTATGTACTATCACGGTTTTGAAGACCTGGATGGGCACCATTGGGAAGTCATGTACATGGACCCCAATCACGTCCAGCAATAA
- a CDS encoding DUF1428 domain-containing protein yields the protein MTHYVDGFLLPIAPEKLTEYQKMADKAGAVWKDHGAIAYWECVGDDFNCHDMTSFRQAAGCKDNETVVIAWIIYPSREERDRINAAVMADPRLSDMCNDDSIFDYKRMAYAGFRELVRHD from the coding sequence ATGACTCATTATGTTGACGGTTTTTTACTGCCCATTGCTCCCGAGAAACTCACTGAATACCAAAAAATGGCCGACAAGGCCGGGGCGGTCTGGAAAGACCATGGCGCTATCGCCTATTGGGAGTGCGTGGGCGATGATTTTAATTGCCACGACATGACTTCCTTCCGCCAGGCCGCTGGTTGTAAGGATAACGAGACGGTGGTTATTGCCTGGATTATTTACCCATCGCGCGAAGAGCGCGACCGTATCAATGCGGCGGTGATGGCTGACCCGCGCCTGAGCGACATGTGTAATGACGACTCCATCTTCGATTACAAGCGCATGGCCTATGCCGGCTTTCGCGAGCTTGTGCGTCACGACTGA
- a CDS encoding GyrI-like domain-containing protein — translation MSDSNNNLHSTQQTYIPEPRIERSGPLLIAGLCQPLDSEAFTRIPQLWQDFTSQWNQLAQRVGEVNYGLCMRADAGAIHYLAGCTLWDFDNLPAALSRFVIPLQDYAVFHHEGHVSTIRHTIDAIFDRWLPQARFQLATQQSLHFFERYGEAFDPVTGEGDIEIWVPVLEKT, via the coding sequence ATGAGCGATTCGAACAACAATTTGCATAGCACACAACAAACCTATATCCCTGAACCACGTATTGAGCGCAGTGGGCCATTACTGATCGCAGGTCTGTGCCAGCCCCTGGACAGCGAGGCATTCACACGTATACCGCAACTCTGGCAAGACTTTACCAGCCAGTGGAACCAACTGGCCCAGCGCGTGGGCGAAGTCAATTACGGGCTGTGCATGCGCGCCGATGCCGGTGCTATTCACTATCTTGCGGGCTGTACGCTATGGGATTTCGACAACTTACCCGCAGCCCTCAGCCGTTTTGTAATTCCCTTGCAAGACTATGCGGTATTTCACCACGAGGGACATGTATCCACTATTCGCCACACAATAGATGCTATTTTTGATCGCTGGCTACCCCAAGCCAGGTTCCAATTGGCAACACAACAGTCACTGCACTTTTTTGAGCGCTATGGCGAAGCCTTTGATCCTGTTACCGGTGAGGGCGATATCGAAATCTGGGTTCCGGTGCTGGAAAAAACCTGA
- a CDS encoding RNA polymerase sigma factor — MPARIEALINSLYRSESRRVLASLIRLLKDFDLAEEATQEAFTAALHQWPHEGVPQNPRAWLVSTGRFKAIDQLRRRARFQTTLDDVVDELEEAISDGEDWDEQLFADDQLRLIFTCCHPSLAPEAQLALTLREVCGLTTEAIARAFLTTPSTLAQRIVRAKAKIRDANIPYEIPGREQLPERLSAVLRVIYLVFNEGYSASSGENLIRHDLTLEAIRLGRLLVQLMPEPEAQGLLALMLIQQARAAARQDEQGDLIRLEDQDRRLWNHAQIAEGSALIRQAFNRGGAGIYSVQAAIAAVHGESPSFAQTDWHEIVGLYDLLLRLTPSPIVELNRAVAVAMRDGPASGLSLIEALAERGHLKDYYLFHAARADLLQQLGQLDAAQQAYRLALALTEQAAEQRFLQRRLTALGAG, encoded by the coding sequence ATGCCGGCCCGTATCGAAGCCCTGATTAACAGCCTCTACCGCAGTGAGTCGCGGCGTGTGCTGGCCAGCCTGATCCGCTTGCTCAAGGACTTTGACCTGGCGGAAGAGGCAACCCAGGAGGCATTTACCGCCGCACTGCACCAATGGCCCCATGAAGGCGTCCCCCAAAATCCGCGCGCCTGGCTGGTATCTACCGGCCGCTTTAAGGCAATTGACCAGTTGCGCCGACGCGCGCGTTTCCAGACAACCCTGGATGATGTTGTCGACGAGTTGGAAGAGGCCATTAGCGATGGCGAGGATTGGGATGAACAGCTGTTTGCCGATGACCAATTGCGGCTTATTTTCACCTGTTGCCACCCCAGCCTGGCTCCCGAAGCCCAGTTGGCCCTGACCCTGCGCGAAGTCTGCGGCCTGACCACCGAAGCCATTGCGCGCGCCTTCCTTACCACCCCCAGTACCCTGGCGCAGCGGATTGTGCGCGCCAAAGCCAAGATCCGCGATGCCAATATCCCCTACGAAATCCCTGGCCGGGAACAATTACCGGAACGATTATCGGCAGTCCTGCGGGTTATTTATCTTGTTTTTAATGAAGGCTATTCCGCCTCCTCTGGCGAGAACCTGATTCGCCACGACCTAACCCTGGAGGCCATTCGCCTGGGACGCTTATTGGTGCAACTGATGCCGGAGCCTGAAGCACAGGGGCTACTGGCACTGATGCTGATCCAGCAGGCGCGCGCCGCGGCACGGCAGGATGAACAGGGGGATTTGATTCGCCTGGAAGACCAGGATCGACGCCTGTGGAACCATGCGCAAATTGCAGAGGGCTCGGCCCTGATCCGGCAGGCGTTTAATCGGGGTGGCGCCGGTATCTACAGTGTCCAAGCCGCCATAGCGGCGGTGCATGGTGAATCACCCAGCTTTGCGCAAACCGACTGGCATGAGATTGTCGGGCTCTACGATTTGCTGCTCCGCCTGACCCCCAGCCCCATCGTAGAACTGAATCGCGCTGTCGCCGTCGCCATGCGCGATGGCCCGGCAAGTGGTTTGAGCCTGATCGAAGCGCTGGCCGAACGCGGCCACCTGAAAGATTACTACCTGTTCCACGCTGCGCGCGCTGACCTGCTCCAGCAACTGGGGCAGCTGGATGCCGCCCAACAAGCCTATCGCCTGGCCCTGGCGCTGACCGAACAGGCGGCTGAACAACGCTTCCTGCAGCGCCGCCTGACAGCGCTGGGAGCCGGATAG
- a CDS encoding YciI family protein: MKYLCLVYYDEKIINAMTADEWQSLNRECVACVESLRNSGHMVGGNALHSITTATSLRVRDGKPMITDGPFAETKEQLAGFYLLDARDLNEALQLASKIPPARLGTIEVRPVRELDPEKDERFEQQFA; encoded by the coding sequence ATGAAATACCTGTGCCTTGTTTATTACGATGAAAAGATTATCAACGCCATGACCGCCGATGAGTGGCAGTCACTCAATCGCGAGTGTGTCGCCTGTGTGGAGTCCTTGCGCAACAGCGGCCATATGGTTGGCGGCAATGCCTTGCACTCGATCACCACCGCCACCAGCCTGCGAGTGCGCGATGGCAAACCCATGATTACCGATGGCCCGTTTGCCGAAACCAAAGAACAGTTGGCCGGATTCTATTTACTGGATGCACGCGACCTCAACGAGGCCCTGCAATTGGCCAGCAAAATTCCACCTGCGCGCCTGGGTACCATCGAGGTTCGACCGGTGCGCGAACTGGACCCCGAAAAAGATGAGCGATTCGAACAACAATTTGCATAG
- a CDS encoding VOC family protein: MQKITPFLWFNDRAEEAIHFYTRIFSNSAILAHYLN, translated from the coding sequence ATGCAAAAAATTACGCCATTTCTCTGGTTCAATGACAGGGCGGAAGAAGCGATACATTTTTATACACGTATTTTTAGCAACTCCGCCATACTGGCCCATTACCTGAACTGA
- a CDS encoding GFA family protein translates to MVYQGSCHCGNIRFDVEGALEGALSCNCSICQRKGSLLWFVPRDHFHLATSGEQVGTYTFNRHVIKHKFCQVCGVAPYAEGVDPKGNAMAAINIRCLEGIDLDAILITHYSGRDV, encoded by the coding sequence ATGGTTTATCAAGGCAGCTGCCACTGTGGCAATATCCGGTTCGATGTTGAAGGGGCGCTGGAGGGGGCGCTCTCCTGTAACTGTTCGATCTGTCAGCGTAAAGGCTCCTTATTATGGTTTGTGCCTCGCGACCATTTTCACCTGGCAACCAGTGGGGAACAGGTGGGAACCTATACCTTCAACCGGCATGTGATCAAGCATAAGTTTTGCCAGGTCTGCGGGGTTGCCCCCTATGCGGAAGGTGTTGACCCCAAAGGCAATGCCATGGCTGCCATCAATATTCGCTGCCTGGAGGGGATAGACCTGGATGCTATCCTGATTACCCATTACAGCGGGCGTGATGTCTGA
- the yjfF gene encoding galactofuranose ABC transporter, permease protein YjfF yields MLNRKFIPLIVTCCLFFLLFGIGSVQFEGFGSARVFFNLLSDNAFLIIAAVGMTFVILSGGIDLSVGAVIALTGVVCSVLISQYQWHPLLAFPVVLVGGTLFGAAMGAIIHYYRMQPFIVTLAGMFFARGLASVISEESIPIDHTFYNDFSAFGFEVFDGAWIGSSTIICLLVLLIAIVIAHYTRFGGRVYALGGDANSAALMGIPLAQTTIAIYAISSLLATLAGIIYSFYTFSGYSLAAVGVELDAIAAVVIGGTLLTGGYGYLFGTLIGVLIMGVVQTYISFDGTLSSWWTKIVIGLLLFCFIALQQLLVKTRNP; encoded by the coding sequence GTGCTTAATCGTAAATTTATTCCACTGATCGTTACCTGCTGCCTGTTCTTTTTATTGTTTGGCATAGGCTCCGTACAATTTGAAGGCTTCGGCAGTGCGCGGGTCTTTTTCAATCTGCTCAGCGATAATGCCTTTTTAATTATCGCCGCGGTGGGCATGACGTTTGTGATCCTGTCCGGTGGTATTGACCTGTCTGTCGGCGCCGTGATTGCCCTGACCGGTGTGGTATGCAGTGTACTGATCAGCCAATACCAATGGCATCCGCTGCTGGCATTTCCGGTGGTATTGGTGGGCGGCACCCTGTTTGGCGCGGCTATGGGTGCCATCATCCATTACTACAGGATGCAACCGTTTATCGTCACTCTCGCTGGCATGTTTTTCGCGCGCGGCCTGGCCAGTGTCATCAGCGAAGAATCCATTCCCATTGATCACACCTTCTATAACGACTTTTCGGCATTCGGGTTTGAAGTATTCGATGGTGCCTGGATCGGCAGCTCAACGATCATCTGCCTGCTGGTACTGTTGATCGCCATCGTCATTGCCCACTACACGCGCTTTGGCGGCCGTGTTTACGCACTGGGCGGCGATGCCAACTCAGCCGCGCTGATGGGGATTCCGCTGGCACAAACCACTATCGCTATTTATGCCATCAGCAGCCTGCTCGCCACCCTCGCCGGCATTATTTATTCCTTCTACACCTTTTCCGGCTACTCCCTGGCCGCCGTAGGTGTGGAACTGGATGCAATTGCAGCGGTAGTCATTGGCGGAACCCTGCTGACCGGTGGTTACGGCTACCTGTTCGGCACCCTGATCGGGGTATTGATTATGGGTGTGGTGCAAACCTACATTTCCTTCGACGGTACCCTCAGCAGCTGGTGGACCAAGATAGTGATTGGTTTACTGTTATTTTGTTTTATCGCGCTGCAACAATTGCTGGTCAAAACCAGGAACCCTTAA